A genome region from Bradyrhizobium guangzhouense includes the following:
- a CDS encoding IclR family transcriptional regulator, with protein sequence MKRHDEQMSNNARTTERAFSGPRSALRVMDILQALAAEPEGLTLAKLSDRLKLPKTSVFSLMRALEGGGYARSDNGHYILGDQAIKLGASLAQARSFPKCARPVLERLARETEETILLGVLSEEGHEISYVDVIESEKPLRFAVRIGNRRPLYCTAAGKAMLAFLPENVQTAYLTQTKFVKFTDDTSSKEELVAMFPEIRHRGVVVDANGIIDGATGIASPCFDEAGLVSCSVTIAGPTARLLLAREHIERLTFKAAEQISQILGYRGPYPPAEDSAERADTGKRRKK encoded by the coding sequence ATGAAACGCCACGACGAACAAATGTCCAACAACGCGAGGACAACCGAACGGGCCTTCAGCGGCCCTCGTTCGGCGCTTCGGGTGATGGATATCCTGCAGGCGTTAGCGGCCGAACCGGAAGGTCTTACGCTGGCAAAGCTCAGTGACCGCCTAAAACTGCCGAAAACGAGCGTCTTCAGCCTCATGCGCGCGCTCGAAGGCGGGGGATATGCTCGCAGCGACAACGGCCACTACATTCTCGGCGATCAAGCGATCAAGCTTGGCGCGAGCCTGGCTCAGGCTCGATCGTTCCCGAAATGTGCGCGTCCCGTCCTGGAGCGGCTCGCACGAGAGACCGAGGAGACGATCCTGCTCGGTGTCCTCTCCGAGGAGGGCCACGAGATATCTTACGTCGATGTCATCGAATCGGAAAAGCCGCTGCGCTTTGCGGTCCGCATCGGCAACCGGCGGCCGCTGTATTGTACGGCCGCAGGAAAGGCGATGCTGGCATTCCTACCAGAGAATGTTCAGACGGCGTATCTGACCCAGACCAAGTTTGTAAAGTTCACGGACGACACATCCTCGAAAGAGGAACTCGTCGCCATGTTCCCCGAAATCCGTCACCGCGGCGTCGTTGTCGACGCTAATGGTATAATTGATGGCGCCACCGGCATCGCGAGCCCCTGTTTTGACGAGGCCGGCCTCGTCAGCTGCTCGGTGACGATCGCCGGCCCTACCGCGCGCCTGCTGCTTGCGCGCGAGCACATCGAGCGGCTGACCTTCAAGGCCGCCGAACAGATCTCGCAGATCCTCGGCTATCGCGGCCCATATCCGCCGGCAGAAGATTCTGCCGAGCGGGCCGACACCGGCAAGCGGCGCAAGAAATGA
- a CDS encoding helix-turn-helix domain-containing protein: MTMPAYAEELGGTRLPSASEKAAANQLRQILASHATGDAKLRVLDDAQKAAEITLSPALSSLLMELLRHIGRGDAVTLVPVHEMLTTQQAADILNVSRPFLVSLLEKNEIQHVTVGRHRRIRAEDLFAYKRTRDEKRGNALANLAELDAEHL; the protein is encoded by the coding sequence ATTACGATGCCAGCCTACGCCGAAGAGCTGGGAGGTACTCGCCTGCCTTCCGCGAGCGAGAAGGCGGCAGCCAACCAGCTTCGTCAAATACTCGCGTCGCATGCGACTGGGGATGCCAAGCTACGCGTGCTCGACGATGCTCAAAAGGCTGCTGAGATAACCTTGTCGCCGGCCCTGTCGAGCCTCTTAATGGAATTGCTTCGGCACATCGGCCGCGGCGATGCGGTGACCCTTGTGCCTGTGCATGAGATGTTGACCACACAGCAAGCTGCCGACATCCTAAATGTCTCACGTCCGTTTCTGGTTTCTCTGCTAGAGAAGAACGAAATTCAGCACGTGACAGTGGGGCGTCATCGCAGGATTAGGGCAGAGGATCTATTCGCCTATAAGCGCACGCGTGATGAGAAGCGAGGCAACGCGCTTGCGAATCTCGCCGAGCTGGACGCGGAGCATCTGTAA
- a CDS encoding multiubiquitin domain-containing protein, translating to MNDKKEKEFHFFVDGVKYETEHSYLSGADIKRIAKIEANYQLFLEEQGDTPDRPIADPDTVPLNDRIKHFFAVPPATFGHGNH from the coding sequence ATGAACGACAAAAAAGAAAAGGAATTCCACTTTTTCGTTGATGGGGTGAAATACGAGACCGAGCATTCTTATCTCTCCGGGGCCGACATTAAGCGGATCGCCAAGATCGAAGCGAATTATCAGCTTTTTTTGGAAGAGCAGGGAGACACGCCGGATCGTCCGATCGCTGACCCAGATACAGTGCCCCTGAACGATCGGATCAAGCATTTTTTTGCAGTGCCGCCGGCGACATTTGGACATGGAAATCATTGA
- a CDS encoding E2/UBC family protein: MEIIDKQFAALQQHFPLARRTPMSNGAVLVEIPEFDLPEGWSIAKGTVIFLLPPGYPSAQPDCFWLEPGPVRLVDGGAPTASNDANPVPGGEPRGTWFSWHLQSWNPNRDNMLTYVNVIAQRLNPAR; this comes from the coding sequence ATGGAAATCATTGATAAGCAGTTTGCGGCGCTCCAACAGCATTTTCCCTTGGCGCGTCGAACCCCGATGTCCAACGGAGCTGTATTGGTTGAGATTCCGGAATTCGATCTTCCAGAAGGTTGGAGCATCGCTAAAGGGACCGTCATTTTTCTGCTGCCACCGGGATATCCTTCGGCACAACCGGATTGCTTCTGGTTGGAACCGGGGCCTGTTCGCTTGGTGGACGGCGGCGCTCCAACCGCCTCGAACGATGCCAATCCGGTCCCAGGGGGTGAGCCGCGAGGCACTTGGTTTTCGTGGCACTTGCAATCTTGGAATCCAAATCGCGACAACATGCTGACCTATGTCAACGTCATCGCGCAACGTCTAAACCCCGCACGATAG
- a CDS encoding HesA/MoeB/ThiF family protein: MPAEDDYTRRSQLEAELRPAFIARWAKIAARTKSSLVFVHSHPGRAAPEFSRIDDAGEEVLAHFFRHRTPDLQHLALVVSDGGYACRYLGSDRHLRLIAVGDDRRVLFDPSRSHDPSDLYDRQVRAFGRAGQSILQSLRVGIVGLGGTGSLAVQQLAHLGVKEFVLVDPDDVELTNLNRLAGSASADTGQAKVAVAERYIRAVQPRAVVTSFQENVVFVETAKKLRDVDVLFCCTDSHGSRAVLQQLAYQYLIPCIDIGTVIAVKGGKITHITGRAQMLSPGLACLTCGGLLDGNEVRRDMMSEAERKQDPYLVGAREPAPAVISINSTITSLAITMFLSAVVGVPSPARHLLYDGLRSRLRSVKGEPVQDCIVCSRAGVLARGDGLALQGRLAQNVNR; this comes from the coding sequence GTGCCCGCTGAAGACGACTACACTCGGCGCAGCCAACTCGAAGCAGAGCTGCGGCCTGCGTTCATCGCCAGGTGGGCAAAGATTGCTGCGCGGACCAAAAGTAGCCTGGTGTTTGTGCATAGCCATCCCGGGAGGGCCGCGCCCGAGTTTTCGCGCATTGACGATGCGGGCGAGGAGGTTCTCGCACACTTCTTTCGGCATCGAACCCCTGACTTGCAGCATCTGGCCCTTGTTGTGAGCGACGGAGGGTATGCATGTCGCTACCTTGGAAGCGACCGACATCTTCGTCTGATTGCGGTAGGGGATGATCGACGAGTCCTGTTTGATCCCAGTCGATCACACGACCCTTCCGATCTTTACGATCGGCAGGTTCGGGCCTTCGGTCGTGCCGGGCAGAGCATCCTCCAAAGCCTCAGGGTGGGGATCGTGGGACTTGGTGGCACGGGATCGCTGGCCGTGCAGCAATTGGCTCACCTCGGCGTCAAGGAGTTCGTTCTAGTTGATCCAGATGACGTCGAGCTGACTAATTTGAACCGCTTGGCAGGGTCCGCATCTGCCGATACGGGGCAGGCCAAAGTCGCGGTGGCCGAGCGATATATTCGCGCAGTTCAACCTCGTGCCGTAGTCACCTCTTTTCAAGAGAACGTCGTCTTCGTCGAAACCGCAAAGAAATTGCGAGACGTTGATGTGCTGTTTTGCTGCACCGATTCACACGGTAGTCGAGCCGTCCTTCAGCAATTAGCTTATCAATATCTCATTCCTTGCATCGATATCGGGACGGTTATCGCCGTTAAGGGGGGCAAGATCACTCACATTACCGGCCGCGCCCAGATGCTGTCGCCTGGATTGGCTTGCCTCACCTGCGGTGGCCTCTTGGACGGTAACGAGGTCCGCCGCGACATGATGTCGGAGGCCGAGCGCAAGCAGGATCCTTATCTCGTCGGCGCTCGTGAACCTGCGCCCGCGGTGATCTCGATCAACAGCACTATTACCTCGCTCGCCATCACCATGTTCTTGTCCGCTGTTGTCGGCGTGCCATCGCCGGCGCGGCATCTTCTGTATGATGGTCTGAGAAGTCGCCTCCGGTCGGTCAAGGGTGAGCCCGTCCAGGACTGCATCGTCTGCTCGCGGGCAGGCGTTTTGGCAAGGGGCGATGGATTGGCTCTCCAAGGCCGTCTCGCTCAAAATGTCAATCGTTGA
- a CDS encoding phosphotransferase produces MDWLSKAVSLKMSIVDVTAFGRSEVGWIGADPPAEAKAPFQDRGLTIRQQQITAFQPMEPALLASLAAVVIVQQQDYPSRFQRIVRSCLKHLLDYECRVFVVPFGVAGLPQVYRCLEEARVFASNLPSDVLRNQFTWQRSLGDPMPLPPLPHVTILSPIANWSEAANFLVRHLPGEAVQESVSFSFAPECEFGENDAGVGQVLLKRAFRGYTAVHFSPMTEGRSGAAVYRAYPVFGAFHTMPRFVKLGDRSKIFQEFQNYQLNVEKYVPFNLGPRLNYDLCCLGSTRGVLVGDLIESCESLRLAARSGRAGPAISCLFDRTLQAWYRNIERRDTPLSQTLGPRFPKQFDRRRMQRARSIGSRCDRDRLFTLFEYCASSPVLFAKIHGDLHVDNVQVRGHEALVIDFYANQDGPLVWDIATLEASLLVDAFDNHELWSFDEWWRSIEQPYGGKPLDMLLGHGDPRDPHRWFHEAVRQIRHYAARVASADQYGAALALALLNKAAKDPNLKGPEDERRAAAYVLAERILNNNFAPQ; encoded by the coding sequence ATGGATTGGCTCTCCAAGGCCGTCTCGCTCAAAATGTCAATCGTTGACGTTACAGCTTTTGGTCGGTCGGAGGTTGGCTGGATCGGCGCCGATCCCCCGGCTGAGGCTAAGGCGCCGTTTCAAGACCGCGGCCTCACGATCAGACAACAGCAGATTACCGCTTTTCAGCCGATGGAGCCTGCTCTGTTGGCGAGCCTTGCCGCCGTCGTAATCGTCCAGCAACAAGATTACCCATCAAGATTCCAGCGAATCGTTCGAAGCTGCCTTAAGCACCTGCTTGATTACGAATGCCGCGTCTTTGTCGTGCCGTTCGGCGTTGCTGGTCTTCCGCAAGTGTATAGATGTCTGGAAGAGGCGCGTGTGTTTGCCAGCAACCTTCCGAGCGACGTCCTGCGCAATCAGTTCACGTGGCAGAGATCATTGGGCGATCCGATGCCTCTCCCCCCGCTGCCGCACGTCACCATCTTGTCGCCCATTGCCAATTGGTCGGAAGCGGCCAACTTCTTGGTTCGGCATCTCCCCGGCGAGGCCGTACAAGAGTCTGTCAGTTTCAGCTTCGCTCCCGAATGCGAGTTTGGAGAGAACGACGCTGGTGTTGGCCAAGTCCTTCTGAAGCGCGCATTCAGAGGTTACACGGCCGTGCATTTCAGTCCAATGACCGAAGGCCGGTCCGGGGCTGCCGTATACCGTGCCTACCCGGTCTTCGGCGCCTTTCATACTATGCCGCGTTTTGTCAAACTCGGTGATCGCAGCAAGATCTTTCAAGAATTTCAGAATTACCAATTGAATGTCGAGAAATACGTGCCTTTCAATCTCGGGCCGCGATTGAACTACGATTTATGCTGTCTCGGATCGACACGCGGTGTGCTGGTCGGCGATCTCATCGAATCCTGCGAGAGTCTAAGGCTTGCCGCACGGAGCGGCCGGGCCGGGCCGGCAATATCGTGCCTGTTCGATCGAACGCTGCAAGCGTGGTATCGAAATATCGAACGCCGAGATACGCCACTTTCGCAGACCCTGGGTCCGCGCTTTCCAAAGCAATTTGACCGGCGCCGGATGCAAAGGGCGCGATCGATCGGCTCGAGATGCGACCGCGATCGACTGTTTACATTGTTCGAATACTGCGCAAGTTCTCCGGTGTTATTCGCAAAGATTCATGGCGATCTCCACGTCGACAATGTTCAGGTGAGGGGGCACGAGGCGCTCGTCATCGACTTCTATGCCAATCAGGATGGACCGCTGGTGTGGGACATAGCGACCTTGGAGGCCAGCCTATTGGTCGATGCCTTCGATAATCATGAGCTCTGGTCCTTCGATGAGTGGTGGAGGTCGATTGAGCAACCGTATGGTGGTAAGCCGCTCGACATGCTGCTCGGGCACGGTGATCCGCGCGATCCGCATCGCTGGTTTCACGAAGCCGTGCGACAGATCCGGCACTATGCCGCGCGTGTCGCGTCAGCAGATCAATACGGAGCGGCTCTTGCACTGGCCCTTCTGAACAAGGCGGCCAAAGATCCAAACCTGAAAGGTCCTGAGGATGAGCGTCGCGCCGCTGCGTACGTGTTAGCAGAGCGCATTCTCAACAACAACTTCGCACCGCAGTGA
- a CDS encoding DUF6527 family protein, with translation MGIVILNFRAKVSSRGEADQHLSKPGDAVLVNRGGPRWLVLSCPCGCGERFPVNLDPRSGPAWRIYNAEGGKMSVFPSVWRDTGCQSHYIIWRGRIYLFGSDNDAETDAGIALDDLLEPVSKRLSSAAWRSFVEVADDLGEIPWDVLEACRTLARKRVAEEGTGKLRSHFRLRSALGRTDKVDFTA, from the coding sequence ATGGGCATCGTCATTCTCAACTTTCGGGCGAAGGTTTCTTCACGAGGCGAGGCGGACCAGCACCTGTCGAAACCCGGCGATGCTGTCCTGGTCAACCGCGGTGGTCCACGTTGGCTTGTGTTGTCCTGTCCTTGCGGTTGCGGCGAACGATTTCCAGTCAACCTCGATCCAAGAAGTGGGCCCGCCTGGCGTATCTACAATGCGGAAGGAGGAAAAATGAGTGTGTTTCCTTCTGTTTGGCGCGATACCGGCTGTCAAAGTCACTACATCATCTGGCGCGGACGTATTTATCTGTTCGGATCAGACAATGATGCGGAAACAGACGCTGGTATTGCATTGGACGATTTGCTCGAGCCAGTGTCGAAACGATTGTCGTCCGCCGCTTGGCGGTCATTTGTCGAGGTCGCCGATGACCTCGGAGAGATCCCTTGGGACGTTCTGGAGGCCTGTCGGACCCTCGCTCGCAAGCGGGTGGCCGAGGAGGGAACTGGCAAGCTGAGAAGCCACTTCCGTTTACGTTCGGCCTTGGGAAGGACGGACAAGGTCGACTTCACGGCTTGA
- a CDS encoding WGR domain-containing protein, producing the protein MSELTVQYLVLERRDPARNMARFYVLTIEPTLFGDTALVREWGRLGGRGRRRLDLFDGHAQAVEALECWLRRKTSRGYVQRHSSSCDPA; encoded by the coding sequence ATGTCCGAACTCACCGTGCAATATCTCGTGCTCGAGCGTCGCGATCCGGCCCGTAACATGGCGCGGTTCTATGTGCTCACGATCGAGCCGACGCTGTTTGGCGATACGGCATTGGTGCGTGAATGGGGGCGCCTCGGTGGGCGCGGTCGACGGCGGCTCGATTTGTTCGATGGTCACGCGCAGGCCGTCGAGGCCCTTGAGTGTTGGCTCAGGCGAAAAACCAGTCGTGGTTACGTCCAGCGGCACTCGTCAAGCTGTGACCCGGCGTGA
- a CDS encoding CBASS cGAMP-activated phospholipase has protein sequence MTFQILALSGGGFRGLFTSSVLARLEEQAKRPLHECFDLISGTSAGGIIALGLAMGKKAETIQEMFLKHGEEIFPRGETPKSRLAQMQARWFEWRHPKYDGTVLRSKIEGVLGADAKLGDAKTRVLVPTVNMTKGSVQMFKTAHNPRFMTDYKVKAADIAMATAAAPLYFPMAEIGNSYFIDGGVVANAPDLCALHEAVQFLDQKIEDVSVMSIGTTTSKFSLPTSAGRNFGQRDWLENNRLPSTIISSQQQLVDFMLKHQLGDRYIRFDEQPSAEQISDLGMDLATESRRKTLLGMADGCYQALCNDRRVIDMLAHRPTKPTFYHV, from the coding sequence ATGACTTTTCAGATACTTGCTCTCAGCGGCGGTGGCTTTCGAGGCCTGTTCACAAGTTCGGTCCTGGCGCGCCTGGAGGAGCAGGCAAAGCGCCCCCTTCACGAATGCTTTGACCTGATCTCGGGGACATCGGCAGGCGGCATTATCGCCCTCGGTCTGGCGATGGGAAAGAAGGCCGAGACGATTCAGGAGATGTTTCTCAAGCACGGGGAAGAGATATTCCCCCGCGGGGAGACGCCGAAAAGCCGGCTGGCGCAAATGCAGGCCCGGTGGTTCGAGTGGCGACATCCCAAGTACGACGGTACGGTGCTCCGGAGCAAGATCGAGGGCGTGCTCGGCGCCGACGCCAAGCTCGGCGACGCGAAGACGCGCGTGCTTGTTCCGACGGTCAACATGACCAAGGGAAGCGTCCAGATGTTCAAGACCGCGCATAATCCGAGGTTCATGACCGATTACAAGGTGAAGGCCGCGGACATCGCCATGGCGACGGCGGCCGCGCCGCTGTACTTCCCGATGGCCGAGATCGGGAACAGCTATTTCATTGACGGCGGCGTGGTCGCGAACGCACCTGACCTTTGTGCGCTGCACGAAGCTGTCCAGTTCCTGGATCAAAAGATCGAGGACGTATCGGTGATGAGCATTGGCACGACCACCAGCAAATTCTCGCTGCCGACGTCGGCGGGACGCAATTTCGGCCAAAGGGACTGGCTCGAGAACAACCGGCTTCCATCGACCATCATTTCCTCGCAGCAACAGCTGGTCGATTTCATGCTCAAGCATCAGCTCGGCGATCGCTACATCAGGTTCGACGAGCAGCCCTCCGCCGAGCAGATTTCCGATCTCGGGATGGACCTCGCGACCGAGAGCCGGCGGAAGACCCTGCTAGGGATGGCGGACGGTTGCTATCAAGCGCTGTGCAACGATAGGCGCGTCATCGATATGTTGGCACATCGGCCTACCAAGCCGACGTTCTATCACGTGTGA
- a CDS encoding CBASS cGAMP synthase gives MANVSKVLHASGDAACFLKNLNIADTDRACLMEAREKVRDCLRKTFAALTKQELGVTVHPRFFTQGSFAYRTINDPCWTPPQQMDLDDGAYLPMTFIQGVQRPSVAATAFFKVVDAALEKLAKEEGWQFGKKPTCSRLVISSNSHIDVPLYAIPDAEFEKLEKQMKSFDAMARDARVDSDDRWDALPSDCVLLAHREHDWISSDPRKIRDWFVEAIKIYGPVLRRVCRYLKAWRDHHRPHLDDVSSILLMVCAFEACEDLGRPNVPGRDDLALLRIAERLPRLLEGPVYNPTDRDERVDGRLSAASRRIAIDMAKKFDAELTEIVEKCFDPEEAIERLTALFGDRIPDQIDLVDVTKAAHAEIRSHAPRIAAAPTVGKSTSA, from the coding sequence ATGGCCAACGTCTCGAAAGTGCTGCACGCGTCTGGCGACGCGGCGTGTTTCCTGAAGAACCTGAACATCGCCGATACCGACCGCGCGTGCCTCATGGAAGCGCGCGAGAAGGTTCGAGATTGCCTGCGCAAGACGTTCGCGGCTTTGACCAAGCAGGAGCTCGGCGTGACAGTCCATCCCCGGTTTTTCACGCAGGGCAGCTTCGCATATCGGACCATCAACGATCCGTGCTGGACCCCGCCGCAGCAGATGGACCTCGACGACGGCGCCTACCTCCCGATGACGTTTATCCAGGGCGTACAGCGGCCTTCCGTCGCCGCTACCGCCTTCTTCAAGGTGGTTGACGCCGCGCTCGAGAAGCTCGCGAAGGAAGAAGGCTGGCAGTTCGGGAAGAAGCCGACCTGCTCGCGGCTGGTGATCTCGTCGAACTCGCACATCGACGTGCCGCTGTACGCGATTCCAGATGCGGAATTCGAGAAGCTCGAGAAGCAGATGAAGTCGTTCGACGCTATGGCCCGCGATGCGCGCGTCGACAGCGATGATCGTTGGGACGCGCTGCCGTCGGACTGCGTCCTGCTCGCCCATCGCGAGCACGACTGGATCTCGTCGGATCCGCGCAAGATCCGGGACTGGTTCGTCGAGGCCATCAAGATCTATGGTCCGGTGCTTCGCCGCGTCTGCCGGTACCTGAAGGCCTGGCGCGACCACCACCGCCCCCATCTCGACGACGTATCGTCGATCCTTCTGATGGTGTGCGCCTTCGAAGCGTGCGAGGACCTCGGCCGTCCGAACGTTCCCGGCCGTGACGACCTGGCGCTGCTGCGGATCGCCGAACGTCTTCCGCGCCTGCTGGAAGGCCCGGTCTACAATCCCACCGACCGCGACGAGCGCGTCGACGGCAGACTGAGTGCGGCCAGCCGCCGTATCGCGATCGACATGGCCAAGAAGTTCGATGCGGAGCTCACAGAGATCGTCGAGAAGTGCTTCGATCCCGAAGAAGCCATTGAAAGGCTGACCGCATTGTTCGGTGACCGCATTCCGGATCAGATCGATCTCGTCGACGTCACCAAGGCCGCGCATGCCGAGATACGCTCGCATGCTCCGAGGATCGCCGCCGCCCCCACGGTCGGCAAATCGACCAGTGCCTGA
- a CDS encoding ThiF family adenylyltransferase has protein sequence MLRGSPPPPRSANRPVPERDDDSVRRIHDAFSQRNFRRDFSRRGLHYIGLLDETGLKVPAVVSVDDLDFIRPPVICLTDPEAGSKGQVPHVLRSDGTFCYLDRKSVVLDRYKPAETIIQCLERADQVLRDAVRGRLVDDLAEEFGGYWSDGEVLVDLPPSFEGDAKVHILRLDRDPEHKTIVVSHDKTSFAKLHRRNTVKDPGPGILCPIILVPPLSFDPKLPWPPKDLAQLNGWLKKMAPNALGSIEAAFARTKDLHIQWICLSAPNGRFFVSAEIAKPYRTPEFLKNRRASIARTLDRIPAAVEISGYVGVPADEGYVFSRNLGHMKNLAGKRILLIGCGTVGGFLAQHLAQSGAGAGGGRLMLVDDDELQGANLGRHLLGAPYLTWNKAEACADFLGQQLPHLDIGFSCDSIMKQLAILQRYDLCIDATGEEALSIALNDYAVRKRPDFPPILYTWLEGNGAAAVGFMSHDPDLACFKCLKVELAGEKRFRLLREGVEIETARNLACGDAHYIPFPVSRAASAAGLACDMVLDWANNGERHRWRSLTMDHRTANEVKDGNPKRVVKCPACGGSA, from the coding sequence ATGCTCCGAGGATCGCCGCCGCCCCCACGGTCGGCAAATCGACCAGTGCCTGAGCGGGACGACGATTCTGTCCGGCGCATTCACGACGCCTTCAGTCAGCGCAACTTCCGGCGCGACTTTTCGCGTCGTGGCCTTCACTACATCGGCCTTCTCGACGAGACCGGACTCAAGGTCCCGGCGGTCGTATCCGTCGACGACCTCGACTTCATCAGGCCTCCGGTCATTTGCCTGACCGACCCGGAAGCGGGATCGAAGGGGCAGGTCCCGCATGTGCTCCGCTCGGACGGCACGTTCTGCTATCTCGACCGCAAGAGCGTCGTGCTCGACCGCTACAAGCCCGCCGAGACCATCATCCAGTGCCTCGAGCGTGCGGACCAGGTGCTGCGTGACGCCGTAAGGGGCCGCCTGGTCGACGACCTCGCCGAGGAGTTCGGCGGCTACTGGTCGGACGGCGAGGTCTTGGTCGATCTGCCCCCTTCTTTCGAAGGCGACGCGAAGGTCCACATCCTCAGGCTGGACCGCGATCCGGAGCACAAAACCATCGTCGTCTCCCACGACAAAACAAGTTTCGCGAAGCTGCACCGGAGGAACACCGTGAAGGATCCTGGTCCAGGTATCCTTTGCCCGATAATTCTGGTGCCGCCGCTTTCGTTCGATCCGAAGCTGCCGTGGCCGCCCAAGGATCTGGCGCAGCTCAACGGCTGGCTGAAGAAAATGGCCCCCAATGCGCTCGGATCGATCGAAGCGGCGTTCGCCAGGACGAAAGATCTCCACATCCAATGGATCTGCCTGTCCGCGCCGAACGGAAGGTTCTTCGTATCGGCGGAGATCGCCAAACCCTATCGGACGCCGGAATTCCTGAAGAACAGGCGAGCCAGCATCGCGCGAACGCTCGATCGGATACCGGCCGCTGTCGAAATTTCGGGCTATGTGGGAGTCCCCGCCGATGAAGGCTATGTCTTTTCGAGGAATCTCGGTCACATGAAGAACCTCGCAGGAAAGCGCATCCTGCTGATCGGATGCGGAACGGTCGGCGGATTTCTTGCGCAGCACCTGGCTCAAAGCGGTGCCGGCGCCGGCGGCGGAAGATTGATGCTCGTCGACGACGACGAACTCCAGGGCGCGAATCTCGGCCGGCACCTCCTCGGCGCGCCGTATCTCACGTGGAACAAGGCCGAAGCCTGCGCCGATTTTCTGGGCCAGCAGCTGCCGCACCTGGACATCGGGTTCAGCTGCGATTCGATCATGAAGCAGCTGGCAATCCTGCAGCGGTACGACCTGTGCATCGATGCCACAGGCGAAGAAGCGCTGTCGATCGCGCTGAACGACTACGCCGTAAGAAAGCGTCCTGACTTCCCGCCGATCCTCTATACTTGGCTCGAAGGAAACGGTGCCGCCGCCGTCGGCTTCATGTCGCACGATCCCGATCTCGCCTGCTTCAAGTGTCTGAAGGTTGAGCTCGCAGGCGAGAAGAGATTCCGGCTGCTACGCGAGGGAGTGGAAATCGAGACCGCCCGGAATCTCGCGTGCGGAGACGCCCACTACATCCCCTTCCCCGTGTCGCGGGCGGCTAGCGCGGCCGGCCTCGCGTGCGACATGGTTCTCGATTGGGCGAACAACGGCGAGCGTCATCGCTGGCGGTCTCTCACGATGGATCATCGGACCGCCAACGAGGTGAAGGACGGCAATCCCAAGCGGGTCGTCAAGTGTCCCGCCTGCGGCGGAAGCGCATGA
- a CDS encoding Mov34/MPN/PAD-1 family protein: protein MIFLAKGRLVTLADAVAQELARFAAPPESDREAGGILLGRYRGPHVEVLKCTTPMPEDRRTRFGFVRQDKGHQEIASREWFESGGAVNFVGEWHTHPERHPTPSWVDRRSWRKQLRRHKSDPLVFIIVGTAATYCEIGSDGHLVAMGKIG from the coding sequence ATGATCTTTCTCGCGAAGGGCCGTCTGGTGACCCTCGCCGACGCCGTCGCGCAAGAGCTCGCGCGCTTCGCGGCTCCGCCGGAGTCGGATCGCGAGGCCGGCGGCATACTTTTGGGACGCTACCGAGGCCCGCACGTCGAAGTATTGAAGTGCACGACTCCGATGCCGGAAGACCGCCGCACCCGCTTCGGATTCGTGCGGCAGGACAAGGGCCATCAGGAAATCGCGAGCAGAGAGTGGTTCGAAAGTGGAGGGGCCGTGAACTTCGTGGGCGAGTGGCACACCCATCCCGAGCGGCATCCAACGCCGTCCTGGGTCGACCGGCGGTCGTGGCGCAAGCAGTTGCGAAGGCACAAGTCCGACCCTTTGGTATTCATCATAGTCGGTACAGCCGCGACGTACTGTGAGATCGGCTCCGACGGGCACCTCGTCGCCATGGGCAAGATCGGTTGA